The Triticum dicoccoides isolate Atlit2015 ecotype Zavitan chromosome 6A, WEW_v2.0, whole genome shotgun sequence genome has a window encoding:
- the LOC119314536 gene encoding uncharacterized protein LOC119314536 — MSTTSASRPSSPTLLIPFPNYQSASLSRVKLSIGGSSVKSVSVSSPPSSPTAKIRRSCMCSPTNHPGSFRCSLHKERKQEAPAAGRKPDSPPSPPSKRTASPFAQLVPSGSGCSRRSYSGLAQRVPMGSGHWARKALVPSHAVQQLQHRKRVVEQFHAGPSRLSAASMAGRSNQ, encoded by the coding sequence ATGTCGACGACGTCTGCCTCCCGGCCCAGCAGCCCCACCCTTTTGATTCCCTTTCCCAACTACCAATCTGCCTCGCTCTCCCGtgtcaagctctccatcggcggCTCGTCGGTCAAGTCCGTCAGCGTCTCATCTCCCCCGTCCTCCCCCACTGCCAAGATCCGTCGGTCCTGCATGTGCTCCCCGACGAACCATCCGGGCTCGTTCCGCTGCAGCCTCCATAAGGAGCGCAAGCAAGAGGCCCCCGCCGCCGGCCGCAAGCCCGACTCACCGCCTTCGCCGCCGTCGAAGCGCACGGCGAGCCCGTTCGCGCAGCTTGTCCCCAGCGGCAGCGGCTGCTCTAGACGCTCATACAGCGGGCTGGCGCAGCGCGTTCCCATGGGGAGCGGGCACTGGGCGCGCAAGGCGCTCGTGCCGTCCCACGCGGTGCAGCAGCTGCAGCACCGGAAGCGAGTGGTGGAGCAGTTCCACGCCGGGCCTAGCCGGCTCTCCGCCGCCTCCATGGCCGGCCGTAGCAACCAGTAA